ACAGACTCCTGAGCGTCTTTCAGCTGCTCTATCTTCCTGATATCAAGCCTGACCGATGAGTAGAATTTCAGGGCGTTGCCACCGGTGGTGGTCTCCGGGTTCCCGAACATGACGCCTATCTTCATCCTGATCTGGTTTATGAAAATAACGGTTGTATGGCTTTTTGAGATGGCTGAGGTGAGCTTTCTGAGAGCCTGGCTCATCAGCCTCGCCTGAAGCCCCGGAAGGCTCTGCCCCATGTCGCCCTCTATCTCTGCCTGCGGAACGAGCGCGGCAACAGAGTCTATAACGATTATATCAAGCGCGCCGCTCCTCACGAGCGTCTCTGTCACTTCAAGCGCCTGCTCTCCTGAGTCCGGCTGGCTTAAGAGAAGTTCGTTTATATTAACTCCGATCTTCTCGGCGTATGTTACGTCAAGTGCGTGCTCCGCATCTATAAACGCGGCAGAGCCGCCTGCCTTCTGCGCCTGTGCTATCGCATTAAGCGTGAGGGTTGTTTTGCCTGATGACTCAGGCCCGTATATCTCAATGACCCTGCCTCTCGGGAAGCCGCCTACGCCGAGCGCTATATCAAGGCCGATGGAACCGGTTGGTATCACCTCTATCTCAACCCTGCCCTCGGAGCCTAACTTCATTATGGAGCCTTTGCCAAACTGCTTCTCTATCTGTGAGATTGCCACTTCCAATGCCTTTAAACGGTTCTTGTCAGTCATTGCGCTCCTCCGGGATATTGTTATTCGTTATAAGTGAATCGTCTATTGTACTTATAAATATTATGGTTTAGCCAAAAGCGCCTCTGAGATCTTTGTATATACAGACCCTGAAGCTGTAAGGCTGCTCTTTATCAATGCTACTGTCTTAACCTCAAATGACCCCTGGTTCTTCACCTTCCCTGACGTGACCGCTTCGAGCAGGGCATCTTTGTTTGCAAGTGACCTGAACCTCCCTATCGTCAGATGCGGGCTGAATTCTCTCTTCTCAGGCTTAAATCCGAAATGGGCCATGCTGATATCAATGCCTTTCTGAAGATCAATGATATTATTGCTGCCGTTCAAGCCTGCCCACAATACCTTCGGCGACCTCATTCCGGGGAATACTCCCAGCCCGGTCATCTTTAGGCTGAAGGCCTTAAAGCCTCTGCATGCCTCGCTGATATTCGCTGATATCTTCTCAAGTTGCTCTTCTTCTGTATCGCCCAGGAACTTGAGTGTAAGATGGATGTTTTCCGGCCTGACCCACCTTATCTCAGCCCCGTATTTTTTAAGCGCTGTCTGGGTTTCCGCCAGTGACTTCTTTATCTCTTCAGGCAGCTCTATGGCGATAAAACATCTCAGCATGCCCTATAGGATAACATATCAAAGAGGCATGGTAAATTTAATAAATTAACCTGAAGAGCTGCAGGCAGATATTGGAATATACAGCAGCAAGCACATCATCAAGCATGACCCCCAGGCCTCCGTGCACAGCCTTCTCAACCTGCCTGACAGGAGCGGGCTTGACCACATCAAAGAGCCTGAATACAAAGAATCCTGCGATGAGCCACGGCAGCGTCTTTGGAAGAAAGAGCATGGTTATCAGATAGCCGCAGACCTCGTCGATCACGATATGTCCGCTGTCTGTCTTTCCGAGCAGCTTTTCAGACTTGCCTGCCGCATAGACGCCGAGGATGAAGAGCGGGATGAATATTGAGATGAGGAGCCAGTCTCCCCGAATAGTTGTCATGTCCAGCATATATGCAAGCAGATATACAAGGACAGCGGCAGCGCCAGTGCCCCATGTGCCGGGCGCTATCGGCATGAAGCCTACAAAACCGAGTGTGGCTATGTGCTGCGGCAGCTTTTTTAACATTGTTAACCTTTTGCCGTCATTCTCGCACCAGAAGTAGGCGCCTTAAGCGAGCGGAGCGCGTCGGGAATCTGCTTTAGAAACGATTCCGGACAAGCCGGAATGACTGCTTATGTTTTTATCCCTCTATTATTTTATAGGAATGTTCGATCTTCGCTCCTGCTCCAAGTGTTGCGCCTACAGAGCAGTACTTATCAAGCGAGAGTTGTATCGCCCTCTTCAGAGCCTCCTCAGATACATCCTTTCCTTTTACTACATACTCGATATGGAACGAGGTGTATCTATGCGGGTCGGTTTCAGCCTGCTCGGCAAAGACGTTTATCTCGAAGCCTGTCACTATCTGCTGCTTCTTCCTCATTATTGATATGACATCCATCCCTGTGCATCCGCCCAGTCCCATCATTAAGAGTTCCATAGGCCTTGAGCCAATATTCCTGCCGCCTGAAGAAGCAGGCGCATCCATTATTACTTTATGTCCTGAATCTGCGCTTCCCGTAAACTGCATCCCGTCAATCAGCTTAACTGTAGCCTTCGGCATTAATGACCCTCCTGAAATATATTGTATTTTCTAAAGTAAGGGAATGGCGCTTTTTTGTCAATTGGAAGAAATAAAAAAAAGGCCCACTGACTGTTTGCAGTGAGCCTTTTTGAATATAAGTGAAGCCGTGTTTCAATCTCTCTTTTTTCTGAAACTGATGCCGGCAATTGTTATGAAAGCGAATAGGAGGATGGCGGCCTTCGGATACTTCACCCCATAGACTAACGGAGTAAGTGCGATCCTTGTGGTGGTTCTTAAACCTTCATGCCTGCTGATGTAATCAGCTATCGGCGGGGAATTTTTGTAATAAAAACTTACAAATGCCTTTCCAACATAATTTGTCAAAAGATAGTTGTCCCTGAACTTCCTCAAAACCATGACTTCAGGGTCAAGGTAGCTGCCGTAAGCTGCTGTGGCTATGAAGCATCCTCCGCCACCGCCTCCGCCAGAACCGCTGTCAGAACTTGCTACACTCGGCCCGCCCTGGTCGATTATCGTTCCATCAGCAGTAAGGTCGTCATCACCCCTCTGACCGTCAACAAAGTGGAGTATTATCGTGTTGCCGTTTATCTCAGCGCCTGTTGTGCCGTCATAAAGGAACTCATACCAGTGAGCTGTATGGTTATCAGGCGTCGGGCCGTATTTGTGATAAGTGGCGGGGTCAGGGCCGGCTGTATGAATTGTCAATGTTGCCGCCGCTCCGGGTGCAAGCCCGGTTATGGTAAAGTCGAAGAATCCGTATGGGAATGCGGCTGCAGGAGCATCGGTTGGTGAAGGGTTGCCTGTGGCAAGCACACTGCTCAGCGCAGTGCCTTCAGATGATGCGAGCGTCACATATTCCCGCAGGTCGTTTGTAGGAAGCGAGGCGACATTGTCCTGCTGACAGTCAGGTATGCCGTCGTTATTGCCGTCAAAGTTCATATCGCTGCCGTCAGGCCC
The DNA window shown above is from Nitrospirota bacterium and carries:
- the recA gene encoding recombinase RecA, yielding MTDKNRLKALEVAISQIEKQFGKGSIMKLGSEGRVEIEVIPTGSIGLDIALGVGGFPRGRVIEIYGPESSGKTTLTLNAIAQAQKAGGSAAFIDAEHALDVTYAEKIGVNINELLLSQPDSGEQALEVTETLVRSGALDIIVIDSVAALVPQAEIEGDMGQSLPGLQARLMSQALRKLTSAISKSHTTVIFINQIRMKIGVMFGNPETTTGGNALKFYSSVRLDIRKIEQLKDAQESVGNRVRVKVVKNKVAPPFKQAEFDIYFNEGISRTGEIIEHGVIKGIVERSGAWYSYNGNRIGQGRDNTKEYLKANPEIANEIEDKVLEAYGMKRPKK
- a CDS encoding phosphatidylglycerophosphatase A, with protein sequence MLKKLPQHIATLGFVGFMPIAPGTWGTGAAAVLVYLLAYMLDMTTIRGDWLLISIFIPLFILGVYAAGKSEKLLGKTDSGHIVIDEVCGYLITMLFLPKTLPWLIAGFFVFRLFDVVKPAPVRQVEKAVHGGLGVMLDDVLAAVYSNICLQLFRLIY
- a CDS encoding OsmC family protein; protein product: MPKATVKLIDGMQFTGSADSGHKVIMDAPASSGGRNIGSRPMELLMMGLGGCTGMDVISIMRKKQQIVTGFEINVFAEQAETDPHRYTSFHIEYVVKGKDVSEEALKRAIQLSLDKYCSVGATLGAGAKIEHSYKIIEG
- the thpR gene encoding RNA 2',3'-cyclic phosphodiesterase, translating into MLRCFIAIELPEEIKKSLAETQTALKKYGAEIRWVRPENIHLTLKFLGDTEEEQLEKISANISEACRGFKAFSLKMTGLGVFPGMRSPKVLWAGLNGSNNIIDLQKGIDISMAHFGFKPEKREFSPHLTIGRFRSLANKDALLEAVTSGKVKNQGSFEVKTVALIKSSLTASGSVYTKISEALLAKP